A part of Pseudomonas sp. HR96 genomic DNA contains:
- a CDS encoding peptidoglycan DD-metalloendopeptidase family protein gives MSLTVNRQRVRRFARTGSSFKLLTTGLVLALTLVGCASAPSNGVRVVDRSNGGATGSAPARAAAATTPQRPMVTTGQYVVRRGDTLYSIAFRYGWDFKALAERNRIAPPYTLYLGRVIRFDGGSGTAPAAAPRTEIAAAPGSTSTVTSSSTPSSSLKTTVIRRPIVAAPAVATGTPVPSSTVAPSTNPVPAGERLAGNWAWPANGTLIGKFASNGSLNKGIDIAGDLGQPVFAASDGSVVYAGSGLRGYGELIIIKHGDTYVSAYGHNRRLLVREGQQVKVGQTIAEMGSTGTDRVKLHFEIRRQGKPVDPLQFLPRR, from the coding sequence GTGAGTCTCACAGTCAATCGGCAGCGTGTGCGACGGTTCGCACGGACAGGTTCAAGCTTCAAGCTTCTGACGACTGGCCTTGTCCTTGCCCTGACCTTGGTAGGCTGCGCCAGCGCACCGTCCAATGGCGTGCGCGTGGTCGACCGCAGCAACGGTGGTGCCACTGGCAGCGCTCCAGCCCGGGCAGCGGCGGCCACCACGCCACAACGCCCTATGGTCACCACCGGGCAGTACGTAGTGCGCCGTGGCGACACGCTGTATTCCATCGCCTTTCGTTACGGCTGGGACTTCAAGGCCCTCGCCGAACGCAACAGGATCGCACCGCCCTATACCCTGTACCTTGGCCGAGTCATCCGCTTCGATGGCGGTTCCGGCACCGCCCCTGCGGCGGCGCCACGCACCGAGATCGCCGCAGCGCCAGGCTCGACTTCAACCGTTACCTCCAGCTCCACGCCTTCTTCTTCACTGAAGACAACGGTCATTCGTCGGCCCATCGTTGCGGCTCCGGCTGTTGCTACTGGTACGCCCGTGCCATCCTCAACTGTGGCGCCGAGCACCAACCCCGTCCCAGCCGGAGAACGGCTGGCGGGCAACTGGGCATGGCCGGCTAATGGCACTTTGATCGGGAAATTTGCTTCAAACGGTAGTTTGAATAAAGGAATTGATATCGCCGGGGATTTGGGACAGCCTGTTTTTGCCGCGTCTGATGGATCGGTGGTTTACGCTGGGAGTGGCTTGCGGGGCTACGGCGAACTGATCATCATCAAACACGGCGACACCTACGTCAGCGCCTACGGTCACAACCGCAGGCTCTTGGTTCGGGAGGGGCAGCAGGTCAAAGTCGGGCAGACGATTGCCGAAATGGGTTCTACGGGTACTGACCGTGTGAAGCTGCACTTTGAAATCCGCCGTCAGGGCAAACCTGTGGATCCGTTGCAATTTCTGCCGCGTCGGTGA
- the rpoS gene encoding RNA polymerase sigma factor RpoS → MALNKEAPEFDIDDEVLLMETSIVLDAESEEPPVQPAVRAKAKSSTALKQHKYIDYTRALDATQLYLNEIGFSPLLSPEEEVHFARLSQKGDPAGRKRMIESNLRLVVKIARRYVNRGLSLLDLIEEGNLGLIRAVEKFDPERGFRFSTYATWWIRQTIERAIMNQTRTIRLPIHVVKELNVYLRAARELTQKLDHEPSPEEIASLLEKPVGEVKRMLGLNERVSSVDVSLGPDSDKTLLDTLTDDRPTDPCELLQDDDLSQSIDHWLSELTDKQREVVVRRFGLRGHESSTLEDVGLEIGLTRERVRQIQVEGLKRLREILEKNGLSSESLFQ, encoded by the coding sequence ATGGCTCTCAACAAAGAAGCGCCGGAGTTTGACATCGACGATGAAGTGCTCCTTATGGAAACTTCTATCGTCCTGGATGCAGAGTCGGAAGAACCACCTGTTCAACCGGCAGTTCGGGCCAAGGCCAAAAGCAGCACGGCGCTCAAGCAGCACAAGTACATCGACTACACCCGGGCGCTGGACGCCACGCAGCTGTACTTGAATGAAATCGGTTTTTCCCCCCTGTTATCACCTGAAGAGGAGGTGCACTTCGCCCGACTCTCGCAAAAGGGTGACCCGGCGGGCCGCAAGCGGATGATCGAAAGCAACCTGCGCCTGGTGGTCAAGATCGCCCGGCGCTACGTCAACCGCGGCTTGTCGCTGCTCGATTTGATCGAAGAAGGCAACCTGGGCCTGATTCGCGCGGTCGAGAAATTCGACCCGGAACGCGGTTTCCGCTTCTCCACCTACGCGACCTGGTGGATCCGCCAGACCATCGAACGCGCCATCATGAACCAGACCCGGACCATCCGGCTGCCCATTCATGTGGTCAAGGAGCTCAACGTCTACCTGCGGGCCGCCCGCGAACTGACCCAGAAGCTCGATCATGAGCCCTCACCGGAGGAAATCGCCAGCCTGCTCGAGAAGCCGGTCGGCGAGGTCAAGCGCATGCTGGGGCTCAATGAGCGGGTGTCGTCGGTGGATGTCTCCCTGGGGCCTGACTCGGACAAGACCCTGCTCGACACCCTCACCGATGATCGGCCGACCGATCCCTGCGAGCTGTTGCAGGACGACGATCTCTCGCAAAGCATCGACCATTGGCTATCGGAGCTCACCGACAAGCAGCGCGAGGTGGTGGTACGCCGCTTTGGCCTGCGCGGGCACGAGAGCAGCACCCTGGAAGATGTCGGCCTGGAGATTGGGCTGACCCGCGAGCGAGTCCGGCAGATTCAGGTCGAAGGCCTCAAGCGTCTGCGCGAGATCCTCGAGAAGAACGGGCTGTCCAGCGAATCGCTGTTCCAGTAA